From Acidipropionibacterium acidipropionici, one genomic window encodes:
- a CDS encoding ABC transporter permease subunit — protein MFAVGSVQNAQPAEAAGVQLIVTVAGADGSPAPKVGVTVADAGGKLLKATTGADGKATVNLTKSGKYGVYFDAATLPKGVGPAANPTVRATTGNISPQFTQISLAAGGATDAVTPSPMAAAPSSASASASSGAGSEKGDDQGSSRWAQVLPKVATGATFGLLLALASLGLSLIYSTTGLNNFSHGELVTFGAFMAYMVGAQIGANGWWAILVAAVAGGVFGYCQDLLLWRQLRKRRLGSMQIMIVSIGLALALRYVYAFIWGPDRLSIPADNDAFVSFAGVNLRFWDLMGSIIAIVLLVLVALFFSFTRLGKATRAVADNKALAAATGINVERVIRIVWVGGGALAGVSGALIGYYQTLQWNAGALILLLLFASVTLGGFGSIWGSLLGALIIGLAMDVSTLWVPTSLKYVVAMLIMIVVLLVRPQGLLGKKQRIG, from the coding sequence ATGTTCGCCGTCGGATCGGTCCAGAACGCCCAGCCCGCCGAGGCGGCCGGCGTCCAGCTCATCGTCACCGTCGCCGGTGCTGACGGCAGTCCCGCTCCCAAGGTCGGCGTCACCGTGGCCGACGCCGGTGGAAAGCTCCTCAAAGCGACCACCGGGGCTGACGGCAAGGCCACCGTGAACCTCACGAAGTCCGGCAAGTACGGCGTCTACTTCGACGCCGCCACTCTGCCGAAGGGAGTCGGGCCGGCCGCGAACCCGACCGTCAGGGCGACCACCGGGAACATCTCCCCGCAGTTCACCCAGATATCCCTGGCCGCCGGCGGAGCCACCGATGCGGTGACCCCGTCGCCGATGGCCGCCGCTCCAAGTTCGGCCTCGGCGAGCGCGTCGTCCGGAGCCGGCAGCGAGAAGGGCGACGACCAGGGCTCCAGCAGGTGGGCCCAGGTGCTTCCGAAGGTCGCCACCGGGGCGACTTTCGGCCTGCTGCTGGCGCTGGCCTCGCTGGGTCTGTCGCTGATCTACAGCACGACCGGCCTCAACAACTTCTCCCATGGCGAGCTGGTGACCTTCGGGGCCTTCATGGCCTACATGGTCGGCGCCCAGATCGGCGCCAACGGGTGGTGGGCCATCCTGGTCGCAGCGGTGGCCGGCGGCGTCTTCGGCTACTGCCAGGACCTCCTGCTGTGGCGGCAGCTGCGGAAACGGCGACTCGGATCGATGCAGATCATGATCGTAAGCATCGGCCTGGCCTTGGCGCTCAGATACGTCTACGCCTTCATCTGGGGCCCCGACCGGCTCTCGATACCGGCCGACAATGACGCCTTCGTCTCCTTCGCCGGGGTCAACCTCAGGTTCTGGGATCTCATGGGATCGATCATCGCGATCGTCCTGCTGGTCCTCGTGGCCCTGTTCTTCTCCTTCACCCGCCTGGGGAAGGCGACCCGGGCGGTGGCCGACAACAAGGCCCTCGCCGCGGCCACCGGCATCAACGTGGAGCGCGTGATCCGGATCGTGTGGGTCGGCGGAGGAGCCCTGGCCGGCGTCTCCGGGGCGCTCATCGGCTACTACCAGACACTCCAGTGGAACGCCGGCGCACTGATCCTCCTGCTGCTCTTCGCCTCGGTCACCCTCGGCGGATTCGGCAGCATCTGGGGGTCCCTGCTGGGGGCTCTCATCATCGGGCTGGCGATGGACGTCTCGACCCTGTGGGTGCCCACCTCGCTCAAGTACGTGGTCGCGATGCTCATCATGATCGTCGTGCTGCTGGTGAGGCCACAGGGTCTGCTCGGCAAGAAGCAGCGGATCGGCTGA